The Xiphias gladius isolate SHS-SW01 ecotype Sanya breed wild chromosome 7, ASM1685928v1, whole genome shotgun sequence genome window below encodes:
- the pcsk7 gene encoding proprotein convertase subtilisin/kexin type 7 produces MATSYFPTFLLLLFLSSFTLLLVTLLPSVLPLMSFRSPSPPSPWPSQSCGPGQSWAVQLHAGPHHVEKDGQQSSVLFDVIANRVAEQAGLQNQGQIGQLEGHYLLCSVKPSAGSLGDILRKGVQPEDTLAAHPHVLWYSQERVLSRSKRSMAFNDPQYPKQWHLHNDINKGMDINMTGVWERNITGRGVTVVVVDDGVEHTHQDIQPNYSPEGSFDLNSNDPDPMPHPDVNSDNHHGTRCAGEIAAVPNNSFCAVGVAYGSKVAGIRVLDGPLTDSLEAIAFNKHYQVNDIYSCSWGPDDDGRTVDGPHPLGKAALQHGVIAGRRGFGSIFVVASGNGGQFNDNCNYDGYANSIYTITIGAVDENGRMPFYAEECAAMLAVTFSSGGSKLRSIVTSDWSMQKGTGCTEGHTGTSAAAPLAAGMVALMLQVRPCLSWRDVQHIITYTATKCDNSADWRVNGAGFHHSHQHGFGLLNTWRLVNAASVWESVPFLVSYQSSVIKEEASIPIYPDELIRTWKVSAADRRQSGMETLEHVAITVTISHPCRGNLEIVLVCPSGMTSVIGARRAIDRDPSGYQDWTFSTVRCWGERAEGQYTLKISDHKEPSSKQYAAVGVLKQWKLTLYGSSMTFSEVKDRQKLVEEAMSGKYLDNSSSLPCPPGLDIPPEIVSPFTSNNLKFLLLLGCFALFWSLYYTLEVMLAHLDLRGLLCLRRGQGGPRARGGRRGRGVEDAVVEEEEEEDGEEEEADSGVELHAVLDSEAKAPLLNGERLVT; encoded by the exons ATGGCAACATCCTATTTTCCcacattcctcctcctcctttttctgtcCTCCTTCACCCTCTTGCTGGTGACCCTCCTGCCCTCTGTTTTGCCTTTGATGTCTTTTCGTTCCCCCTCTCCCCCGTCACCTTGGCCATCACAGTCCTGTGGTCCAGGTCAGTCCTGGGCCGTCCAGCTCCATGCTGGCCCACATCATGTGGAAAAAGACGGTCAACAGAGCTCTGTGCTCTTTGACGTAATAGCCAACAGG GTAGCAGAGCAGGCTGGACTGCAGAACCAGGGCCAGATTGGCCAGCTGGAAGGCCACTACTTGCTGTGTTCTGTAAAGCCCAGTGCTGGATCCCTGGGAGATATTTTGAGAAAAGGTGTCCAGCCTGAGGATACTCTAGCAGCCCACCCTCATGTCCTGTGGTACTCCCAGGAGAGAGTGCTCAGCCGCTCGAAGAGATCGATGGCCTTCAACGATCCCCAATATCCTAAGCAGTGGCACCTG CATAATGACATCAATAAGGGTATGGACATCAACATGACAGGTGTGTGGGAGCGCAACATAACTGGCCGAGGAGTCACAGTGGTCGTGGTAGATGACGGAGTGGAACATACGCACCAGGACATTCAGCCCAACTAT AGTCCAGAGGGCAGTTTTGACCTGAATTCCAACGACCCGGACCCCATGCCTCACCCTGACGTCAACAGCGACAACCACCACGGAACTCGATGTGCTGGAGAGATTGCAGCCGTTCCCAACAATAGCTTCTGTGCCGTGGGGGTGGCTTACGGCAGCAAAGTGGCAG GTATCAGGGTCCTGGATGGCCCACTGACAGACAGTCTGGAGGCCATAGCCTTCAATAAGCACTACCAGGTCAATGACATTTATAGCTGCAG TTGGGGTCCAGATGATGACGGACGCACTGTGGATGGACCTCATCCTCTGGGCAAG gcGGCACTGCAGCACGGGGTGATTGCAGGCAGACGAGGCTTCGGCAGCATCTTCGTGGTTGCCAGTGGCAATGGAGGTCAATTCAATGACAACTGCAATTATGACGGCTACGCCAACTCAATCTACACCATCACAATCg gagCAGTTGATGAGAATGGCAGGATGCCCTTCTATGCTGAAGAGTGTGCGGCCATGCTTGCTGTTACTTTCAGCAGCGGGGGGAGCAAGCTGAGGAGCATT gTGACATCAGACTGGTCCATGCAGAAGGGGACGGGCTGTACAGAGGGCCACACCGGCACGTCTGCCGCAGCCCCCCTGGCGGCAGGAATGGTGGCCCTCATGCTGCAGGTCCGTCCCTGCCTCAGCTGGAGGGACGTCCAGCACATCATCACCTACACCGCCACCAAG tgtgacaACAGTGCAGACTGGAGGGTGAATGGAGCTGGTTTCCATCACAGCCACCAGCATGGCTTCGGTCTGCTCAACACATGGAGACTTGTCAATGCTGCCAGT GTGTGGGAGTCAGTGCCGTTCCTTGTGTCCTATCAGAGCTCAGTAATTAAAGAGGAAGCGTCCATCCCAATTTATCCAGACGAGCTGATTCGTACCTGGAAAG TCTCTGCTGCTGACCGGAGACAGTCTGGAATGGAGACACTGGAACACGTGGCCATTACCGTTACAATATCCCACCCTTGCCGTGGCAACTTGGAGATTGTGTTGGTCTGCCCCAGCGGCATGACGTCAGTCATCGGGGCACGCCGTGCCATTGACAG agACCCTTCAGGCTACCAGGACTGGACTTTCTCCACTGTGCGCTGCTggggagagagagctgaaggCCAGTACACCCTCAAGATATCTGACCATA AGGAGCCGTCATCTAAGCAGTATGCTGCTGTGGGAGTGTTAAAGCAGTGGAAGCTGACCTTGTATGGCTCCTCTATGACCTTCAGTGAGGTCAAGGACAGACAGAA GCTGGTGGAGGAGGCTATGAGTGGCAAGTATCTGGACAACAGCTCCTCTCTGCCCTGCCCTCCAGGCCTGGACATCCCTCCAGAGATCGTCAGCCCCTTCACTTCCAACAACCTCAAG TTCCTGCTGTTGCTAGGCTGCTTTGCTCTCTTTTGGTCTCTCTACTACACACTGGAGGTCATGCTGGCCCACCTGGACCTCCGGGGCCTTCTCTGTCTGCGCAGGGGACAGGGAGGTCCTCGGGCCAGGGGGGGGCGCCGAGGCAGGGGAGTGGAGGATGCGGTggtagaggaagaggaggaggaggatggggaggaagaggaggcggaCTCAGGGGTGGAGTTGCATGCAGTGCTGGACTCCGAGGCCAAAGCACCACTTTTAAATGGTGAGCGGCTGGTAACATAG